In Dysgonomonadaceae bacterium zrk40, one genomic interval encodes:
- a CDS encoding IS3 family transposase gives MANRNRPFGEGMIFHSDRGIQYACKQTVNLLKSLKLEQSMSGKGNCWDNAVAESFFKTFKSELVYGTKLKTREQMRLYVFEYIESWYNHKRRFSALGNLTIDEFWNQYNIKKDSIKNVA, from the coding sequence ATGGCCAATAGGAACAGACCTTTTGGAGAAGGAATGATATTTCATTCTGACCGGGGCATACAATATGCTTGCAAACAGACTGTCAATCTGTTGAAATCCTTGAAGCTGGAACAAAGTATGAGTGGAAAGGGAAATTGTTGGGATAATGCCGTGGCTGAAAGCTTTTTCAAAACTTTCAAATCTGAATTGGTCTATGGTACCAAACTCAAAACAAGAGAGCAAATGCGCTTGTATGTATTTGAATATATTGAATCCTGGTATAATCATAAAAGAAGATTCTCAGCATTGGGAAACTTAACCATTGATGAATTTTGGAATCAGTATAATATTAAAAAAGATTCAATTAAAAATGTCGCTTAA